The Synechocystis sp. PCC 7509 genome includes a window with the following:
- a CDS encoding ABC transporter ATP-binding protein, which translates to MANVRLEGIKRRFNNVTAIEDITFTVPDGQFWVLVGPSGCGKSTVLRTIAGLESATEGNLYIGDTLVNNIPARARDVAMVFQNYALYPHMTVAENIGFGLQMRKADPKTIRERVSVVAKSLALEHLLERKPKQLSGGQQQRVALGRAIARQPQVFLLDEPLSNLDAQLRDDTRVELKQLHQQLGITTIYVTHDQTEAMTLGDRIVVLNNGKIQQIGAPQSIYAKPANRMVATFLGNPPMNIIPAIYTNNSFKVGNQFLVCPASVREKLHPVEGQSFDLGIRPENIYIDKTPLTNTTSLQVEVKVIEPLGRETLIRGEIAGVQINVQGGKDVASHPGEVLALALDLDQLFIFEPTTGNTLYP; encoded by the coding sequence CATCGGGTTGCGGGAAGTCTACAGTATTAAGAACGATCGCGGGTTTAGAATCGGCGACAGAGGGAAACTTATATATTGGCGATACTTTAGTTAATAATATTCCTGCCAGAGCGCGAGATGTAGCAATGGTTTTTCAAAACTATGCACTGTATCCGCACATGACGGTAGCCGAAAATATTGGCTTTGGTTTGCAAATGCGAAAAGCCGATCCTAAAACCATTCGAGAAAGAGTATCTGTAGTAGCAAAAAGTCTGGCTTTAGAACACTTGCTAGAACGCAAACCTAAACAGCTTTCGGGGGGACAACAACAAAGAGTAGCATTAGGGAGAGCGATCGCCCGTCAACCCCAAGTATTTTTATTAGATGAACCCTTATCTAACTTAGATGCACAGTTAAGAGACGATACAAGGGTTGAACTCAAGCAATTGCACCAACAGTTAGGGATTACAACTATTTATGTGACTCACGATCAAACCGAAGCCATGACATTGGGCGATCGCATTGTGGTACTAAATAACGGTAAAATTCAGCAAATTGGCGCACCGCAAAGCATTTATGCTAAACCTGCTAATCGCATGGTGGCGACGTTTTTAGGCAATCCACCCATGAATATTATTCCCGCAATCTATACAAATAATAGTTTTAAAGTTGGGAATCAATTTTTAGTTTGTCCTGCAAGTGTTAGAGAGAAATTACACCCTGTTGAGGGACAGAGTTTTGATTTGGGGATTCGTCCAGAAAATATATATATCGATAAAACACCTCTAACAAATACAACCTCTTTACAAGTTGAAGTTAAAGTAATTGAACCTTTGGGGAGAGAAACCTTAATTCGCGGGGAAATAGCAGGAGTACAGATAAACGTTCAAGGGGGTAAAGATGTGGCTTCGCATCCGGGAGAAGTTTTAGCTTTAGCCTTAGATTTAGACCAATTATTTATATTTGAGCCAACAACGGGTAATACTTTATACCCCTAA
- a CDS encoding GNAT family N-acetyltransferase, which yields MLIRAEQLADYQEISDVILQAFGQDNEARLVQEIRKSTRYIPNLSLVAEVDGVIVGHILFSYIDLVDDVTCKVLGLAPLAVKSQFQKQGIGSALVRAGLIRADTMGESSAIALGNPQFYNRFGFKPSVCYQIESPFPVPEDFFMVKTLNNYRDQKGKVVYPPAFLGV from the coding sequence ATGCTCATTCGCGCCGAACAACTAGCAGATTATCAAGAGATTTCTGACGTAATTTTGCAGGCCTTTGGGCAAGATAATGAAGCAAGGCTAGTACAGGAAATTCGCAAGAGTACTCGCTATATCCCCAATCTTTCCCTAGTGGCTGAAGTTGACGGCGTTATTGTCGGTCACATTTTATTTAGCTATATAGATTTAGTAGATGATGTGACTTGTAAAGTTTTGGGTTTAGCACCTCTAGCTGTGAAGTCACAGTTTCAAAAACAAGGTATCGGTAGCGCTTTGGTACGAGCAGGATTAATAAGAGCCGATACAATGGGGGAATCTAGTGCGATCGCTTTGGGAAATCCTCAGTTTTACAACCGTTTTGGCTTTAAACCTTCTGTTTGCTATCAGATCGAGTCTCCTTTTCCCGTACCGGAAGATTTTTTTATGGTTAAAACTCTAAATAATTATCGAGATCAAAAGGGAAAAGTTGTTTATCCACCAGCTTTTTTAGGGGTATAA
- the mtnA gene encoding S-methyl-5-thioribose-1-phosphate isomerase translates to MPQNTQVYPVIWSENAVWLIDQTRLPNEYSLVEIHRCDDMAQAIKTMIVRGAPAIGVAAAYGMYLGAREIDTQNRERFFTHLEEVAKLLRSTRPTAVNLFWAIARMLRTAYESIGNVDQIKEILLKTAQSINSEDLQTCHAIGDYGLAALPTNPDKLNLLTHCNAGALATAGYGTALGVVRSAWREGRLTRLYADETRPRLQGAKLTAWECVTEGIPVTVITDGMAAHCMQRKMIDAVVVGADRIAANGDTANKIGTYSLALIAKAHNVPFFVAAPLSTIDFQLATGSEIPIEERDPVEIYQIGETIITPDGADFYNPAFDVTPADLITAIITEHGAFVPNQLHAQLHEKQLA, encoded by the coding sequence ATGCCTCAAAATACACAAGTTTATCCGGTTATTTGGTCTGAAAACGCGGTATGGCTAATCGATCAAACTCGTTTACCTAACGAATACTCTCTAGTAGAAATTCATCGCTGCGATGATATGGCGCAAGCAATTAAAACTATGATTGTGCGCGGTGCGCCAGCAATTGGGGTAGCGGCGGCTTATGGGATGTATTTGGGCGCAAGGGAAATTGATACCCAAAATAGAGAGCGCTTTTTTACCCACTTAGAAGAAGTAGCAAAATTATTGCGTTCTACTCGTCCAACGGCGGTAAACTTATTTTGGGCGATCGCGCGAATGCTACGCACCGCCTACGAAAGCATTGGTAATGTTGACCAAATTAAAGAAATTCTCCTCAAAACCGCGCAGAGCATAAATTCTGAAGATTTGCAGACTTGTCATGCGATCGGCGACTATGGTTTAGCAGCTTTACCCACCAATCCTGATAAACTAAACTTGCTGACTCACTGTAATGCTGGAGCTTTAGCAACGGCTGGCTACGGTACAGCCCTAGGTGTAGTGCGTTCCGCTTGGCGGGAAGGACGTTTGACCAGACTCTACGCCGACGAAACCCGTCCCCGCCTCCAGGGTGCAAAACTCACCGCTTGGGAGTGCGTAACTGAGGGTATACCCGTAACTGTAATCACTGATGGCATGGCAGCGCACTGTATGCAGCGTAAAATGATTGATGCGGTAGTTGTAGGCGCAGACCGGATTGCAGCAAATGGAGACACCGCAAATAAAATCGGTACTTACAGTCTGGCTTTAATTGCCAAAGCTCACAACGTACCCTTTTTTGTAGCTGCACCGCTTTCTACCATTGATTTTCAATTGGCTACAGGTAGCGAAATTCCTATTGAAGAAAGAGATCCAGTAGAAATTTATCAAATCGGCGAAACAATTATTACTCCTGATGGCGCAGACTTCTACAATCCTGCTTTTGATGTTACTCCTGCGGACTTAATTACCGCCATTATTACCGAACACGGTGCTTTTGTTCCCAATCAGTTACACGCACAATTACATGAAAAACAATTGGCTTAG
- a CDS encoding isoprenyl transferase, producing MKPPSVLQQLPPDLTLERLPKHVAVIMDGNGRWAKNQGLPRIMGHKKGVDTLKDLLRCCKDWGIKALTAYAFSTENWSRPLEEVDFLMTLFQRVLRQELRGMMQENVQIHFVGKLDGLPHSLQAEIERSMSETQHNQDIQFTVATNYGGRQEIIDATKAIAHLVQQGKIAPQDIDEALFSSHLYTAGRSDPDLVIRTSGEMRISNFLLWQMAYSEIYVTDTLWPDFNRTEFHKALANYQGRDRRFGKV from the coding sequence ATGAAACCCCCAAGTGTACTGCAACAATTGCCCCCAGACCTAACGCTAGAACGTTTGCCCAAGCACGTAGCGGTAATTATGGATGGAAATGGTAGATGGGCTAAAAATCAAGGTTTACCGCGCATTATGGGGCATAAAAAGGGCGTAGATACTCTCAAAGACTTATTGCGTTGTTGTAAAGATTGGGGCATCAAAGCACTGACGGCTTATGCTTTTTCAACGGAAAATTGGAGTAGACCGTTAGAGGAAGTCGATTTTTTAATGACCTTGTTTCAAAGGGTGCTGCGTCAAGAACTGCGGGGGATGATGCAGGAAAACGTTCAAATCCACTTTGTGGGCAAATTAGACGGTTTGCCGCACTCCCTGCAAGCGGAAATTGAACGTTCGATGAGCGAAACTCAGCACAATCAAGATATTCAATTTACGGTGGCGACTAATTACGGCGGTAGACAAGAAATTATTGATGCCACAAAAGCGATCGCCCATTTAGTCCAACAAGGTAAAATTGCCCCCCAAGATATAGATGAGGCATTGTTTTCAAGTCACCTCTACACGGCGGGAAGAAGCGACCCAGATTTAGTCATTCGTACCAGTGGTGAAATGCGGATTAGTAATTTTTTACTTTGGCAAATGGCGTATTCAGAAATCTATGTCACTGATACATTGTGGCCCGATTTTAACCGAACAGAGTTTCACAAAGCTTTAGCTAATTATCAAGGACGCGATCGCCGTTTTGGTAAAGTTTAA
- the cdaA gene encoding diadenylate cyclase CdaA, with protein MRDLWKQWLTNLGWVQPLLLQTLDLGLVLALTYMVLVIVGERRTLWMVRGFIILILASALSAYLRLQLLNFVLEKLVVGSAVAMAVVFQLEFRRFLEQLGRGEFKQLLQPATSTTSKPDSVVDEIVDAVKELSQNRIGALLILETDSPLDDRYFSVPGVKLNAEISKELLQTIFQPKTLLHDGATLIRGSRIMASGVILPLSERTASRQLGTRHRAAMGITERVENCICVVVSEETGSISLAERGILNRPLTSSKLKELLEARFSPVVEREAVAPSLRSLGHQIKTRGQLLISRLLGLLSSSRKKK; from the coding sequence ATGAGAGATTTGTGGAAGCAATGGCTGACAAACTTAGGCTGGGTGCAGCCTTTGTTGCTTCAAACTCTCGATTTGGGCTTGGTGTTAGCGCTCACCTATATGGTGCTGGTAATTGTCGGCGAACGTCGAACTTTGTGGATGGTACGGGGATTTATTATTTTAATTCTCGCCTCCGCTCTGAGCGCTTATTTGCGCCTGCAACTATTAAATTTTGTCTTAGAAAAATTGGTAGTAGGTTCGGCGGTAGCAATGGCGGTAGTGTTTCAGTTAGAGTTTCGGCGATTTTTGGAACAATTAGGACGGGGAGAATTTAAACAGTTGTTGCAACCAGCGACTAGCACCACTTCTAAACCCGATAGTGTAGTTGATGAAATTGTTGATGCGGTTAAAGAACTATCCCAAAATCGCATCGGCGCTTTACTGATTTTAGAAACCGATAGCCCCCTAGACGATCGCTATTTTTCTGTCCCCGGAGTAAAGCTAAACGCCGAAATTTCTAAGGAGCTTTTGCAAACAATTTTCCAGCCAAAAACTTTATTACACGACGGTGCAACCTTAATTCGCGGTTCAAGAATTATGGCATCGGGGGTAATATTGCCCCTTAGCGAACGTACCGCCTCCCGTCAGCTAGGAACTCGTCACCGGGCGGCGATGGGCATTACTGAGCGAGTAGAAAATTGTATTTGTGTCGTAGTATCAGAGGAAACAGGTTCAATATCTTTAGCAGAACGGGGAATACTAAATAGACCCCTGACCAGCAGTAAACTAAAAGAACTGTTGGAGGCGAGATTTTCGCCCGTAGTGGAACGAGAAGCTGTAGCTCCTAGTCTACGAAGTTTGGGGCATCAAATCAAAACTAGAGGGCAACTTCTAATTTCACGTTTACTCGGTCTACTATCATCGTCTCGAAAGAAAAAATGA
- the lysA gene encoding diaminopimelate decarboxylase produces MVSTFHPVESENSGTGYLPNANNTLVTSPNQELLPITAKVNEHDALEIGGCDVPSLVKQFGSPLYILDEETLRTACRQYREAMQRYYPGESQVLYASKAWSCLAVCAIAFSEGLGIDIVSGGELYTALKAGVTPDKLYLHGNNKSVQELKEAISSGCAIVVDNWQELHNLVAIGDSTRIMLRLTPGIECHTHEYIRTGHLDSKFGFDPNQLDEVFAFVSQQECLNCIGLHAHIGSQIFERQPHQDLGGVMVQWIKKAAEYGLKISELNVGGGLGIRYTESDDPPSIDEWVQTICHAVKNACTTENLPLPKLLCEPGRSLVGSACITAYTIGSSKVIPEIRTYIAVDGGMSDNPRPITYQSVYRAAIANKMSAPLTQTVTVAGKHCESGDILIKNATLPPTNPGDILAVMATGAYNYSMASNYNRLPRPAAVLVSNGEANLILQRETYQDLIRFDRLPERLSSQ; encoded by the coding sequence ATGGTATCTACGTTTCACCCGGTAGAAAGCGAAAATTCTGGCACTGGTTATTTACCCAATGCAAATAATACTCTAGTAACTTCCCCTAACCAAGAATTATTACCCATTACCGCCAAAGTTAACGAGCATGATGCTCTAGAAATCGGCGGTTGCGATGTTCCTAGCCTCGTAAAACAATTTGGTTCACCACTATATATTTTAGACGAAGAAACTCTCCGCACTGCTTGCCGTCAGTATCGAGAAGCTATGCAGCGTTATTATCCGGGGGAATCACAGGTACTTTACGCTTCTAAAGCTTGGAGTTGTTTGGCGGTATGCGCGATCGCATTTTCCGAAGGTTTGGGCATTGATATAGTATCGGGGGGCGAACTCTATACCGCATTAAAAGCCGGAGTTACCCCTGATAAACTTTACTTGCATGGCAATAATAAATCGGTGCAAGAATTAAAGGAAGCGATCTCATCAGGTTGTGCGATCGTCGTAGATAATTGGCAAGAATTGCACAATTTAGTAGCAATAGGCGATTCTACCCGGATTATGCTGCGGCTAACTCCCGGTATTGAGTGCCATACTCACGAATACATCCGCACAGGACACTTAGACAGCAAATTTGGTTTCGATCCCAATCAATTAGATGAAGTATTTGCTTTTGTCAGTCAGCAAGAATGCTTAAATTGTATCGGACTCCACGCTCATATCGGTTCGCAAATTTTTGAACGTCAACCACACCAAGATTTAGGCGGGGTGATGGTGCAGTGGATTAAAAAAGCGGCGGAGTATGGACTAAAAATTAGTGAATTAAACGTTGGCGGCGGTTTAGGTATACGTTACACCGAATCTGACGATCCCCCTAGTATTGACGAATGGGTACAAACTATTTGTCACGCCGTAAAAAATGCCTGCACAACCGAAAACTTACCTTTACCTAAATTATTATGCGAACCAGGGCGTAGTCTGGTTGGTTCTGCTTGCATTACAGCTTATACTATCGGCTCATCGAAAGTAATTCCCGAAATCCGCACTTATATCGCTGTAGATGGAGGTATGTCTGATAATCCTCGCCCTATTACTTATCAATCCGTTTATCGCGCTGCGATCGCTAACAAAATGTCTGCACCGCTAACTCAGACGGTTACGGTAGCTGGAAAACACTGCGAATCTGGTGATATTTTAATTAAAAACGCAACTTTACCTCCTACCAATCCTGGAGATATTCTCGCGGTCATGGCAACAGGTGCTTACAATTACAGCATGGCATCTAACTACAACCGCTTGCCTCGTCCGGCGGCAGTATTGGTTAGTAATGGCGAAGCAAATCTAATTTTGCAGCGCGAAACTTATCAAGATTTAATTCGTTTTGACCGACTACCAGAACGACTGAGCAGTCAATAA